One Setaria viridis chromosome 3, Setaria_viridis_v4.0, whole genome shotgun sequence DNA window includes the following coding sequences:
- the LOC117847918 gene encoding large ribosomal subunit protein uL2 codes for MGRVIRAQRKGAGSVFKSHTHHRKGPARFRSLDFGERNGYLKGVVTDVIHDPGRGAPLAKVTFRHPFRYKHQKELFVAAEGIYTGQFIYCGRRATLSIGNVLPLRGIPEGAVVCNVEHHVGDRGVFARASGDYAIVISHNPDNGTSRIKLPSGAKKIVPSSCRAMIGQVAGGGRTEKPMLKAGNAYHKYRVKRNCWPKVRGVAMNPVEHPHGGGNHQHIGHASTVRRDAPPGQKVGLIAARRTGRLRGQAAATAAKSDKAT; via the exons aTGGGTCGCGTGATCCGCGCGCAGCGTAAGGGTGCGGGGTCCGTGTTCAAGTCCCACACCCACCACCGCAAGGGCCCCGCCCGCTTCCGCTCCCTCGACTTCGGCGAGCGCAACGGGTACCTCAAGGGCGTCGTCACCGACGTCATCCAcgaccccggccgcggcgcgccgctCGCCAAGGTCACCTTCCGCCACCCCTTCAGGTACAAGCACCAGAAGGAGCtcttcgtcgccgccgagggCATTTACACCGGCCAGTTCATCTACTgcggccgccgcgccacgcTCTCCATCGGCAACGTGCTGCCGCTGCGCGGTATCCCCGAGGGAGCCGTCGTCTGCAACGTCGAGCACCACGTCGGCGACCGCGGCGTCTTCGCCAGGGCCTCCGGGGACTACGCGATCGTCATCAGCCACAACCCCGACAACGGAACCTCCAG GATCAAGCTCCCCTCTGGCGCCAAGAAGATTGTCCCCAGCAGCTGCCGTGCCATGATTGGTCAGGTTGCTGGTGGAGGCAGGACTGAGAAGCCCATGCTGAAGGCTGGTAACGCCTACCACAAGTACCGTGTGAAGAGGAACTGCTGGCCTAAGGTGCGTGGTGTGGCCATGAACCCCGTGGAGCATCCCCACGGAGGAGGTAACCACCAGCACATTGGTCACGCCTCCACTGTCCGCCGTGACGCACCCCCCGGCCAGAAGGTTGGTCTCATCGCTGCCAGGAGGACCGGTCGTCTCAGGGGCCAGGCTGCAGCCACTGCTgccaagtccgacaaggccacTTAG